CAGCTCCGCCACGATCTCGCCGACTGCCTGTCGCGCTTCGTCCTCGCGATCAGGGGGAAAGCTGATCGCGCCTACGCGAGCGTGGCCTCCCCCGCCGTAGCGCTCGCAGATGGCAGCGAGATTGACCAGCTCCGAAGGCATCAGCTTGGTCCACGGGTTGGTTCCTACGGACACCTTGGTTCGGAAGCTCGATTTGCTCAACCCCACGTTGTAGGTTGCGTCAGGATGCAGGTAGTACGGGATGAACTTGTTGTATCCCTCGGTCGGCTGGTCGGAGATGTCGAAGGTGATCACGCCCTGGTCGACGGTGGCTCGCTGTTTGATGAGCTCAAGCGCGGCCCAGTGCCGGCCCATCAACGGGCCAAGCTGCTCCTGAACGAATCCCTGGTCCAGAACCTGCTGCAGACTCATCTCGGTCAGAAGCGGAATCAGTCTCTTCACCAGGGTGCCGTCGGCGGAGCTTTCGATGACCATCGTCAGCTTCATCGCAGGCTCGGCCATCTCGACTGCGGCCTTGGCGCTTTCGTACCGCGCGCCGTCGACGATGTCGGCCCACTGGATCAGCTCCAGCATGGGAGCTGTGTCGAAGCCGAAGTTGACCTGCGTGATGTCTGCGATCAGGCTGGTGCAGGAGATGTAGTTCGGGTTGAAGAACTTTCGCATGCGCTGCGAACCGTCGGCCTGTCCTGCTTCAAAGTTCATCTGGTCTTCGGGCGTCAAAAACGCGCTCTGGTGATGATCGAACCACCAGGTCACCTTGGGGGAAGCGGAGTATTTAAAGTCCACGATCGCGTTTTCGCCGCTGATGAACTCGGCTTCGTCGAAGAGTGCGCCTGCTCGATGCACCAGCCCATGGTAGGAGTACGAGGTCGCCGTCTTCACGCACTCCCGGTGAAATCGCGTGAATAGCGAAGCCGAACAAGCACCATCGAAGCACTTATCGTGATAAAAAATCTTACAGTCCAAATCGGCTCTCTCCCGTGCTCAACACCTTTCCTGGAAGGTGTGAAGAGTCCAGCATAGCGCACCCTGCATCGGTCGCGATCCCTGTCACTTCGCGGAACTTCCCGCAGGCTCTTCGCGTATACCAAATCCAGCCCTACGAGGATTCCCTTGCAGACCAATACCCAAGATCCATTGCCCGACACGCCGCTTCCTCCGACCCCGCACTCTCCGATCGAGCGACCCTCGCCGCTGCGCCATGTGTTCTTCGGCACGGACGGGCTTCGCGCCGGCTGGAGCATGCTCATCTTTATTGCTCTCTTCGCGGCCTTTCTCTTTCTCGCGAACTTCATCACGCACAAGATTCATCCACCCACCCACCACACCTCGCCGGACCACACTATCCCCTTCTACTTCATGTTTCTGAACGAGGCCGTACCGCTGTTCGGAGTTGGGATCATCACGTGGATCATGTCGAAGGTGGAGCGCCGCCCTATCGGCGTCTACGGTCTTGGAGGTGCCAGCAAGCTC
This Tunturibacter gelidoferens DNA region includes the following protein-coding sequences:
- a CDS encoding DHH family phosphoesterase → MDCKIFYHDKCFDGACSASLFTRFHRECVKTATSYSYHGLVHRAGALFDEAEFISGENAIVDFKYSASPKVTWWFDHHQSAFLTPEDQMNFEAGQADGSQRMRKFFNPNYISCTSLIADITQVNFGFDTAPMLELIQWADIVDGARYESAKAAVEMAEPAMKLTMVIESSADGTLVKRLIPLLTEMSLQQVLDQGFVQEQLGPLMGRHWAALELIKQRATVDQGVITFDISDQPTEGYNKFIPYYLHPDATYNVGLSKSSFRTKVSVGTNPWTKLMPSELVNLAAICERYGGGGHARVGAISFPPDREDEARQAVGEIVAELRAASTGPEKNS